One segment of Cervus canadensis isolate Bull #8, Minnesota chromosome 32, ASM1932006v1, whole genome shotgun sequence DNA contains the following:
- the TFAP4 gene encoding transcription factor AP-4 isoform X1, which produces MQFLTPRKEAGGVLSFHQLFPALKQTSDQLQTHTHTHRHTHTHIHTPGEAGRRDLPPAPPARLPPLAAAAASIWDRPILHLRPALPFDSDFHLAFSGGPRDLARAEEGGRSLWSISWCPLRSLANIPLTPETQRDQERRIRREIANSNERRRMQSINAGFQSLKTLIPHTDGEKLSKAAILQQTAEYIFSLEQEKTRLLQQNTQLKRFIQELSGSSPKRRRAEDKDEGIGSPDIWEDEKAEDLRREMIELRQQLDKERSVRMMLEEQVRSLEAHMYPEKLKVIAQQVQLQQQQEQVRLLHQEKLEREQQHLRTQLLPTPAPTHHPTVIVPAPAPPPSHHINVVTMGPSSVINSVSTSRQNLDTIVQAIQHIEGTQGQEEEQRRAVIVKPVRGCPEAHASDTASDSEASDSDAMDQGREEPAGNGGLP; this is translated from the exons ATGCAATTCCTTACTCCGCGGAAGGAGGCCGGGGGAGTGCTGAGTTTTCACCAGCTGTTTCCCGCCTTGAAACAGACATCTGATCagctgcaaacacacacacacacacacagacacacacacacacacatacacacgcccGGGGAGGCAGGCCGGAGAGacctccctcccgcccctcccgcccgcctccctcccctcGCCGCCGCCGCAGCCAGCATCTGGGACCGGCCGATTCTGCACCTCCGTCCGGCGCTGCCCTTTGATTCGGATTTCCATCTTGCATTCTCCGGCGGACCGCGGGACCTGGCTCGTGCAGAGGAGGGGGGCCGATCGCTATGGAGTATTTCATGGTGCCCACTCAGAAG CTTGGCCAACATTCCACTGACCCCTGAGACTCAGCGGGACCAGGAACGGCGGATTCGGCGGGAGATTGCCAACAGCAACGAGCGGAGGCGCATGCAGAGCATCAATGCGGGCTTCCAGTCCCTCAAGACCCTCATCCCCCACACAGATGGAGAGAAGCTCAGCAAG gcaGCCATTCTCCAGCAGACGGCAGAGTACATCTTCTCCCTGGAGCAGGAGAAGACCCGGCTCCTGCAGCAGAACACGCAGCTCAAGCGCTTTATCCAG GAGCTGAGCGGCTCGTCCCCCAAGCGGCGGCGGGCAGAGGACAAAGACGAGGGCATCGGCTCACCCGACATCTGGGAGGACGAGAAGGCGGAGGATCTGCGGCGGGAGATGATCGAGCTGCGGCAGCAACTGGACAAGGAGCGCTCGGTGCGCATGATGCTGGAGGAGCAG GTCCGCTCCCTGGAGGCCCACATGTACCCGGAAAAGCTCAAGGTGATCGCACAACAGgtgcagctgcagcagcagcaggagcaggtcCGGCTGCTGCACCAGGAGAAGCTGGAGCGGGAACAGCAGCACCTGCGGACCCAG CTCCTGCCCACTCcggcccccacccaccaccccacgGTGATAGTGCCGGCGCCggcaccccctccctcccaccacatCAACGTCGTCACCATGGGCCCCTCCTCGGTCATCAACTCTGTTTCAACGTCCCGGCAAAATCTGGACACCATCGTGCAG GCGATCCAGCACATCGAGGGCACCCAGggccaggaggaggagcagcGGCGAGCCGTCATCGTGAAGCCCGTCCGCGGCTGCCCCGAGGCCCATGCCTCGGACACCGCCTCTGATTCGGAGGCCTCAGACAGTGACGCCATGGACCAGGGCCGGGAGGAGCCAGCAGGGAACGGGGGGCTTCCCTGA
- the TFAP4 gene encoding transcription factor AP-4 isoform X3, with product MQSINAGFQSLKTLIPHTDGEKLSKAAILQQTAEYIFSLEQEKTRLLQQNTQLKRFIQELSGSSPKRRRAEDKDEGIGSPDIWEDEKAEDLRREMIELRQQLDKERSVRMMLEEQVRSLEAHMYPEKLKVIAQQVQLQQQQEQVRLLHQEKLEREQQHLRTQLLPTPAPTHHPTVIVPAPAPPPSHHINVVTMGPSSVINSVSTSRQNLDTIVQAIQHIEGTQGQEEEQRRAVIVKPVRGCPEAHASDTASDSEASDSDAMDQGREEPAGNGGLP from the exons ATGCAGAGCATCAATGCGGGCTTCCAGTCCCTCAAGACCCTCATCCCCCACACAGATGGAGAGAAGCTCAGCAAG gcaGCCATTCTCCAGCAGACGGCAGAGTACATCTTCTCCCTGGAGCAGGAGAAGACCCGGCTCCTGCAGCAGAACACGCAGCTCAAGCGCTTTATCCAG GAGCTGAGCGGCTCGTCCCCCAAGCGGCGGCGGGCAGAGGACAAAGACGAGGGCATCGGCTCACCCGACATCTGGGAGGACGAGAAGGCGGAGGATCTGCGGCGGGAGATGATCGAGCTGCGGCAGCAACTGGACAAGGAGCGCTCGGTGCGCATGATGCTGGAGGAGCAG GTCCGCTCCCTGGAGGCCCACATGTACCCGGAAAAGCTCAAGGTGATCGCACAACAGgtgcagctgcagcagcagcaggagcaggtcCGGCTGCTGCACCAGGAGAAGCTGGAGCGGGAACAGCAGCACCTGCGGACCCAG CTCCTGCCCACTCcggcccccacccaccaccccacgGTGATAGTGCCGGCGCCggcaccccctccctcccaccacatCAACGTCGTCACCATGGGCCCCTCCTCGGTCATCAACTCTGTTTCAACGTCCCGGCAAAATCTGGACACCATCGTGCAG GCGATCCAGCACATCGAGGGCACCCAGggccaggaggaggagcagcGGCGAGCCGTCATCGTGAAGCCCGTCCGCGGCTGCCCCGAGGCCCATGCCTCGGACACCGCCTCTGATTCGGAGGCCTCAGACAGTGACGCCATGGACCAGGGCCGGGAGGAGCCAGCAGGGAACGGGGGGCTTCCCTGA
- the TFAP4 gene encoding transcription factor AP-4 isoform X2: MEYFMVPTQKVPSLQHFRKTEKEVIGGLCSLANIPLTPETQRDQERRIRREIANSNERRRMQSINAGFQSLKTLIPHTDGEKLSKAAILQQTAEYIFSLEQEKTRLLQQNTQLKRFIQELSGSSPKRRRAEDKDEGIGSPDIWEDEKAEDLRREMIELRQQLDKERSVRMMLEEQVRSLEAHMYPEKLKVIAQQVQLQQQQEQVRLLHQEKLEREQQHLRTQLLPTPAPTHHPTVIVPAPAPPPSHHINVVTMGPSSVINSVSTSRQNLDTIVQAIQHIEGTQGQEEEQRRAVIVKPVRGCPEAHASDTASDSEASDSDAMDQGREEPAGNGGLP; the protein is encoded by the exons ATGGAGTATTTCATGGTGCCCACTCAGAAGGTGCCCTCTTTGCAACAtttcaggaaaacagagaaagaagtgaTAGGAGGGCTCTGTAG CTTGGCCAACATTCCACTGACCCCTGAGACTCAGCGGGACCAGGAACGGCGGATTCGGCGGGAGATTGCCAACAGCAACGAGCGGAGGCGCATGCAGAGCATCAATGCGGGCTTCCAGTCCCTCAAGACCCTCATCCCCCACACAGATGGAGAGAAGCTCAGCAAG gcaGCCATTCTCCAGCAGACGGCAGAGTACATCTTCTCCCTGGAGCAGGAGAAGACCCGGCTCCTGCAGCAGAACACGCAGCTCAAGCGCTTTATCCAG GAGCTGAGCGGCTCGTCCCCCAAGCGGCGGCGGGCAGAGGACAAAGACGAGGGCATCGGCTCACCCGACATCTGGGAGGACGAGAAGGCGGAGGATCTGCGGCGGGAGATGATCGAGCTGCGGCAGCAACTGGACAAGGAGCGCTCGGTGCGCATGATGCTGGAGGAGCAG GTCCGCTCCCTGGAGGCCCACATGTACCCGGAAAAGCTCAAGGTGATCGCACAACAGgtgcagctgcagcagcagcaggagcaggtcCGGCTGCTGCACCAGGAGAAGCTGGAGCGGGAACAGCAGCACCTGCGGACCCAG CTCCTGCCCACTCcggcccccacccaccaccccacgGTGATAGTGCCGGCGCCggcaccccctccctcccaccacatCAACGTCGTCACCATGGGCCCCTCCTCGGTCATCAACTCTGTTTCAACGTCCCGGCAAAATCTGGACACCATCGTGCAG GCGATCCAGCACATCGAGGGCACCCAGggccaggaggaggagcagcGGCGAGCCGTCATCGTGAAGCCCGTCCGCGGCTGCCCCGAGGCCCATGCCTCGGACACCGCCTCTGATTCGGAGGCCTCAGACAGTGACGCCATGGACCAGGGCCGGGAGGAGCCAGCAGGGAACGGGGGGCTTCCCTGA